One window of the Capnocytophaga haemolytica genome contains the following:
- the ykgO gene encoding type B 50S ribosomal protein L36 yields the protein MKVRASIKKRSPECIVVRRKGRLYVINKKNPKFKQRQG from the coding sequence ATGAAAGTTAGAGCATCAATTAAAAAAAGAAGTCCCGAGTGCATTGTTGTGCGTCGTAAAGGGAGATTGTACGTAATTAATAAAAAGAATCCTAAATTTAAACAAAGACAAGGATAA
- the rpsD gene encoding 30S ribosomal protein S4 — MARYTGPKTKIARKFGEAIFGDDKTLEKKNYPPGQHGQARRRAKRSEYAIQLQEKQKAKYTYGILEKQFRNLYEKAKRSKHVTGEVLLQLCESRLDNVVFRMGIAPTRAAARQLVSHRHITVNGNIVNIPSYSLRAGDVVGVREKSKSLSVIENSLAANSNVYEWLTWNTEKLEGTFVAIPQRVQIPENIKEQLIVELYSK, encoded by the coding sequence ATGGCAAGATATACAGGACCAAAAACTAAGATAGCTCGTAAGTTTGGTGAAGCTATCTTCGGAGATGATAAAACCTTAGAAAAGAAGAATTATCCTCCTGGGCAACACGGACAAGCCCGCCGCAGAGCAAAACGCTCTGAATATGCAATCCAGCTTCAAGAAAAACAAAAAGCAAAATATACTTATGGTATATTGGAAAAGCAATTCCGCAATCTTTATGAGAAAGCAAAACGCAGCAAGCACGTAACAGGTGAAGTGCTCCTTCAGCTGTGCGAATCACGCTTGGACAACGTCGTTTTCCGTATGGGTATCGCCCCTACACGTGCCGCTGCACGCCAGTTGGTTTCTCACCGACACATCACTGTGAACGGCAACATCGTGAACATCCCTTCTTACTCACTGCGCGCAGGAGACGTAGTTGGGGTACGCGAAAAATCAAAGTCTTTAAGCGTTATCGAAAATTCATTAGCTGCTAATAGCAACGTATATGAATGGCTCACTTGGAATACTGAAAAATTAGAAGGCACTTTTGTGGCAATCCCACAGCGCGTTCAGATTCCTGAAAACATTAAAGAACAATTAATCGTAGAGTTGTACTCTAAATAA
- the rpsE gene encoding 30S ribosomal protein S5 → MYKYKNVEYVKPSGLELKDRLVGVQRVTKVTKGGRAFGFSAIVVVGDENGVVGHGLGKSKEVSEAIAKAVEDAKKNLVRIPLNGTTLPHEQKGKYGGARVYLQPATDGTGVIAGGAVRAVLESVGVHNVLSKSQGSSNPHNVVKATFDALLQLRSADTVAKQRGVSLEKLFKG, encoded by the coding sequence ATGTATAAATATAAAAATGTAGAATATGTAAAGCCAAGCGGGCTTGAACTGAAAGATCGTTTGGTAGGAGTTCAACGTGTTACAAAAGTAACAAAAGGGGGACGTGCATTCGGCTTCTCTGCTATCGTGGTAGTAGGTGATGAAAACGGCGTTGTAGGGCACGGATTAGGTAAATCAAAAGAAGTATCGGAAGCTATTGCAAAGGCAGTAGAAGATGCTAAGAAGAACTTAGTGCGCATTCCACTGAATGGGACTACTTTGCCTCACGAGCAAAAAGGGAAATACGGCGGAGCACGCGTGTACTTACAGCCTGCAACAGACGGTACGGGAGTGATCGCTGGTGGTGCGGTGCGTGCCGTACTTGAATCAGTAGGGGTACATAACGTGCTTTCTAAATCGCAAGGATCGTCAAACCCTCACAACGTGGTGAAAGCTACTTTTGATGCTTTGTTGCAATTGCGTAGTGCAGACACAGTAGCAAAGCAACGTGGCGTTTCTTTAGAAAAATTGTTTAAAGGTTAA
- the rplR gene encoding 50S ribosomal protein L18: MALSKIERRQRIKSRIRKVVNGTAEQPRLAVFRSNNEIYAQIIDDTKGTTLVSASSRDKEISAAKGTKTEKAALVGKAIAEKALKQGIEKISFDRGGYLYHGRVKSLADGAREGGLKF, from the coding sequence ATGGCATTATCAAAAATAGAAAGAAGACAACGTATTAAAAGCAGAATCAGAAAAGTAGTGAATGGTACTGCGGAGCAACCTCGTTTGGCTGTTTTCAGAAGTAATAATGAAATCTATGCGCAAATCATAGATGATACAAAAGGAACTACTTTGGTGTCTGCATCTTCAAGAGATAAAGAAATTAGTGCAGCTAAGGGAACAAAGACCGAAAAGGCAGCATTGGTTGGGAAAGCTATTGCTGAAAAGGCTTTGAAGCAAGGTATTGAGAAGATCTCTTTTGACAGAGGTGGCTATCTGTACCACGGACGTGTGAAATCATTGGCTGATGGTGCAAGAGAAGGTGGACTTAAATTCTAA
- the rpsN gene encoding 30S ribosomal protein S14: MAKESMKAREVKRQKLVAKYAAKRKALKEAGDYEALQKLPKNASPVRLHNRCKLTGRPKGYMRTFGISRVLFREMANKGLIPGVKKASW; encoded by the coding sequence ATGGCTAAAGAATCAATGAAAGCCCGCGAGGTGAAGAGACAGAAGTTGGTAGCAAAATATGCTGCAAAGCGCAAGGCTTTGAAAGAAGCAGGCGACTATGAAGCATTGCAAAAGTTACCTAAAAACGCATCTCCTGTACGTTTACACAATCGTTGTAAATTAACTGGTCGCCCTAAAGGATATATGCGTACGTTTGGGATTTCACGTGTGTTATTCCGTGAGATGGCAAACAAGGGATTAATTCCGGGCGTTAAGAAAGCAAGTTGGTAA
- the rpsK gene encoding 30S ribosomal protein S11 codes for MAKSNAKSNAKVSKKRKVVVESVGEAHVSATFNNVIISLTNKKGDVIAWSSAGKMGFRGSKKNTPYAAQVAAEDAAKVAFDAGLKKVKVYVKGPGNGRESAIRTIHNAGIEVTEIIDVTPLPHNGCRPPKKRRV; via the coding sequence ATGGCAAAATCAAATGCAAAATCAAATGCAAAGGTCTCTAAAAAGAGAAAAGTAGTGGTTGAGTCAGTAGGTGAGGCACACGTTTCGGCTACGTTTAACAACGTGATCATTTCTCTTACAAATAAAAAAGGAGACGTTATTGCTTGGTCGTCAGCAGGAAAAATGGGTTTCAGAGGTTCGAAGAAGAACACACCTTACGCAGCACAAGTTGCCGCAGAGGACGCTGCCAAAGTAGCTTTCGATGCAGGACTTAAAAAAGTAAAAGTTTACGTAAAAGGTCCAGGTAACGGTCGTGAGTCAGCGATTAGAACCATCCACAACGCTGGCATTGAAGTAACTGAAATCATCGACGTTACTCCGCTGCCTCACAACGGATGTAGACCCCCTAAAAAACGTAGAGTTTAA
- the rpmD gene encoding 50S ribosomal protein L30: MAKVKVTQVKSSIKRPKDQKLTLEALGLGRIGKVSEKEATPNILGMINKVKHLISVEEVK; the protein is encoded by the coding sequence ATGGCAAAAGTAAAAGTAACACAGGTAAAGAGTAGCATCAAACGCCCAAAGGATCAGAAATTGACTTTGGAGGCGTTGGGGCTTGGCAGAATAGGGAAGGTGTCAGAAAAAGAAGCTACACCTAATATCCTTGGGATGATTAATAAAGTAAAACACTTAATTTCTGTAGAAGAAGTTAAATAA
- the rplO gene encoding 50S ribosomal protein L15 yields the protein MNLSNLQPAEGSIHREGKRVGRGQGSGKGGTSTRGHKGAKSRSGFSKKIGFEGGQMPLQRRVPKFGFKNFNRKEYVGINLGQLQNLVETGKITDTVDVETLVQLHIVKRTDLVKILGGGELKAKLKISVHKFTASAKAAIEAAGGEAVSL from the coding sequence ATGAACTTGAGTAATTTACAACCTGCAGAAGGTTCAATACACAGAGAAGGGAAGCGCGTTGGTCGCGGGCAGGGTTCTGGCAAAGGCGGGACTTCTACTCGTGGACACAAGGGAGCTAAGTCTCGTTCAGGCTTTTCAAAGAAAATAGGCTTTGAAGGTGGACAGATGCCGTTGCAAAGACGCGTACCAAAATTCGGTTTCAAGAACTTTAACCGTAAAGAATACGTAGGAATCAACTTAGGGCAATTGCAGAACTTGGTTGAGACAGGAAAGATCACGGACACGGTTGACGTAGAAACCTTAGTTCAGCTGCATATAGTTAAGAGAACTGACTTAGTAAAAATCTTAGGTGGCGGTGAACTAAAAGCAAAATTAAAAATATCTGTTCATAAGTTTACAGCAAGTGCTAAGGCGGCTATCGAAGCAGCGGGCGGTGAAGCTGTGAGCTTGTAA
- the rplF gene encoding 50S ribosomal protein L6 → MSRIGKAPIKIPAGVTVTIANGVVTVKGKLGELTQEVKDIAVKQEDGQLVFETTDQTKDQNAKHGLYRALVHNMVVGVSEGFTKELELVGVGYRATNQGQKLDLALGFSHNILIELPKEIKLETVNEKGKNPIIKLTSHDKQLLGQVAAKIRSFRKPEPYKGKGVKFVGEELRRKAGKSA, encoded by the coding sequence ATGTCAAGAATAGGTAAAGCACCCATCAAGATTCCCGCAGGCGTTACTGTAACCATTGCTAATGGTGTGGTAACCGTAAAAGGGAAATTAGGCGAATTAACCCAAGAGGTTAAAGACATTGCTGTAAAGCAAGAGGATGGACAATTAGTGTTTGAAACTACTGATCAAACCAAAGACCAGAATGCAAAGCACGGCTTGTATAGAGCCTTAGTGCACAATATGGTCGTGGGCGTATCAGAAGGCTTCACTAAGGAATTAGAGTTAGTAGGGGTTGGTTACCGTGCTACAAATCAAGGGCAAAAGCTCGACTTAGCACTTGGTTTTTCGCACAATATCCTTATCGAACTGCCAAAAGAGATCAAACTTGAGACAGTGAACGAGAAAGGTAAAAACCCTATCATTAAATTAACTTCTCACGACAAGCAACTTTTAGGACAAGTAGCGGCTAAAATCCGTAGCTTCCGTAAGCCAGAGCCTTACAAGGGTAAAGGTGTGAAATTCGTTGGTGAAGAATTGAGAAGAAAAGCAGGTAAATCAGCTTAA
- the rpsH gene encoding 30S ribosomal protein S8: MYTDPIADYLTRIRNASNARHRVVEIPASNLKKEITKILFDQGFILSYKFDDTTVQGTIKIALKYDKITKEPVIRHIERASRPGLRKYAGADSLPRVLNGLGIAIISTSQGVMTGKKARELNIGGEVICYVY; encoded by the coding sequence ATGTATACAGATCCTATAGCAGATTATTTAACAAGAATTAGAAATGCGAGTAATGCAAGGCATCGCGTTGTGGAGATCCCTGCGTCGAACTTAAAGAAGGAAATCACAAAGATTCTTTTCGACCAAGGATTTATCTTGAGCTACAAGTTCGATGATACTACCGTACAAGGTACAATCAAGATCGCTTTGAAGTATGACAAGATCACAAAAGAGCCTGTTATTAGGCATATAGAGAGAGCAAGCCGCCCAGGGCTTAGAAAGTATGCTGGTGCGGACAGCCTGCCACGTGTGTTAAACGGACTCGGGATTGCTATCATTTCCACTTCACAAGGGGTAATGACAGGTAAGAAAGCCCGTGAGCTCAACATCGGAGGTGAGGTAATTTGTTATGTTTACTAA
- the infA gene encoding translation initiation factor IF-1 encodes MAKQAAIEQDGTIVEALSNAMFRVELDNGHVVIAHISGKMRMHYIKLLPGDKVKMEMSPYDLSKARITYRY; translated from the coding sequence ATGGCTAAACAAGCAGCGATTGAACAAGACGGAACTATTGTGGAGGCACTCTCCAATGCGATGTTTCGCGTAGAGTTGGACAATGGGCACGTAGTGATTGCACACATCTCAGGAAAAATGCGTATGCACTACATAAAGCTCCTCCCTGGCGATAAAGTCAAGATGGAAATGAGCCCCTACGACCTCTCAAAAGCGCGAATTACCTATCGCTACTAA
- the rplE gene encoding 50S ribosomal protein L5 — translation MAYVPRLKQEYRDRIVGALKEEFGYKNVMQVPKLEKIVVSRGVGQAVADKKQIDYAVEELTKITGQKAIATYSKKDVASFKLRRGMAIGVKVTLRGERMYEFLDRLITTALPRVRDFQGVKADGFDGRGNYNLGVTEQIIFPEIDIDKINKIAGMDITFVTSAQTDKEAKSLLSELGLPFKKN, via the coding sequence ATGGCTTACGTACCAAGATTAAAACAGGAATACAGAGACCGCATTGTTGGTGCTCTTAAAGAAGAATTTGGCTATAAGAATGTAATGCAGGTTCCTAAACTTGAGAAGATAGTTGTGAGCCGTGGTGTAGGGCAAGCAGTAGCGGATAAGAAACAAATCGATTACGCTGTTGAAGAACTCACTAAGATTACAGGGCAGAAAGCAATTGCCACTTATTCAAAGAAGGACGTTGCATCATTCAAACTGCGCCGTGGTATGGCAATTGGTGTCAAGGTTACTTTGCGCGGTGAGAGAATGTATGAGTTTTTAGACCGTTTGATCACTACTGCACTTCCACGTGTACGTGATTTTCAGGGGGTAAAGGCTGACGGCTTTGACGGTAGAGGCAATTACAACTTGGGGGTTACTGAGCAGATTATCTTCCCTGAGATCGACATTGACAAGATCAATAAGATTGCAGGTATGGATATCACTTTCGTAACTTCTGCCCAGACAGATAAAGAAGCGAAATCATTATTAAGCGAATTAGGATTACCTTTTAAAAAGAACTAA
- the rplX gene encoding 50S ribosomal protein L24 has product MMKLKIKTGDTVRVIAGESKGSEGKVLRVDREKNKAIVEGVNLVSKHTKPSAQNPQGGIVQKEAYIHISNLSLIDPKTKKTTRVGYEVRDGKKVRISKKSNEVI; this is encoded by the coding sequence ATGATGAAACTAAAAATTAAAACGGGAGATACAGTACGCGTAATCGCTGGTGAGAGCAAAGGCTCAGAAGGCAAAGTATTACGTGTGGATCGCGAGAAAAATAAAGCGATTGTTGAGGGTGTGAACTTGGTATCGAAACACACGAAGCCAAGTGCGCAGAATCCTCAAGGAGGAATCGTTCAAAAAGAGGCTTATATTCACATTTCAAACTTATCACTCATTGACCCAAAGACGAAGAAGACGACTCGTGTAGGGTATGAGGTGAGAGATGGTAAGAAAGTGCGAATTTCTAAAAAATCTAACGAAGTAATATAG
- the rpsM gene encoding 30S ribosomal protein S13, with product MARIAGIDLPKNKRGVIGLTYIFGIGKSRAKEILSRAQVNEDTKVSEWNDEEITRIREVVASYKIEGELRSEIQLNIKRLMDIGCYRGIRHRNGLPLRGQKTKNNSRTRKGKRKTVANKKKATK from the coding sequence ATGGCAAGAATTGCAGGTATTGATTTACCAAAAAATAAACGTGGGGTTATCGGATTGACCTACATTTTTGGTATCGGAAAGAGTAGAGCTAAAGAAATCTTATCGAGAGCTCAGGTAAATGAAGACACAAAGGTAAGCGAATGGAATGATGAAGAGATCACACGCATTCGTGAGGTGGTTGCGTCTTATAAAATTGAAGGAGAGTTGCGCTCTGAGATCCAATTGAACATCAAACGTTTGATGGATATCGGTTGCTATCGTGGTATCCGCCACAGAAATGGCTTGCCATTGCGCGGACAGAAAACTAAGAACAACTCTCGTACAAGAAAAGGTAAAAGAAAAACGGTTGCAAATAAGAAAAAGGCAACTAAATAA
- a CDS encoding DNA-directed RNA polymerase subunit alpha, whose translation MALFNFQKPDKVIMIESSDFEGRFEFRPLEPGYGLTIGNALRRVLLSSLEGFAITSVKFDKVGHEFSTIPGVKEDVTEIILNLKQVRFKRQVDDVEEEAATINVSGKKQLTAGDFQKYISSFQILNPELVICNLESTVSFTMEITIEKGRGYVPAEENAKPNAAIGVIATDAIFTPIKNVKYAIENYRVEQKTDYEKLVFDIKTDGSIHPKQALTEAAKTLIHHFMLFSDERITLESDEITQSDIYDEESLHMRQLLKTKLVDLDLSVRALNCLKAAEVETLGDLVSFNKPDLMKFRNFGKKSLIELDELVAEKGLFFGMDLSKYKLDKD comes from the coding sequence ATGGCATTATTTAACTTTCAAAAACCCGATAAAGTTATAATGATTGAATCATCTGATTTCGAGGGGCGATTTGAATTCCGCCCCTTGGAACCAGGCTATGGTTTAACAATAGGTAACGCATTACGGAGGGTGTTGCTCTCTTCTTTGGAAGGCTTCGCCATTACATCCGTAAAATTTGATAAAGTAGGGCACGAGTTTTCTACAATACCAGGTGTGAAGGAAGATGTTACTGAAATAATCCTCAACTTAAAGCAAGTGCGTTTCAAACGCCAAGTCGATGACGTTGAAGAAGAAGCAGCAACCATCAACGTCTCTGGTAAAAAACAATTGACTGCCGGTGATTTTCAGAAATATATCTCTTCTTTCCAAATCCTCAACCCCGAGTTGGTGATTTGCAATCTGGAATCGACCGTATCTTTCACTATGGAAATTACCATCGAGAAAGGTCGTGGTTACGTACCCGCGGAAGAGAATGCAAAACCAAATGCAGCCATAGGCGTGATTGCTACCGACGCAATCTTTACACCGATTAAGAATGTAAAGTACGCAATTGAGAATTATCGCGTTGAGCAAAAGACCGACTACGAAAAGTTAGTCTTTGATATAAAAACCGATGGTTCCATTCACCCTAAGCAAGCCCTTACTGAGGCCGCTAAGACGCTCATTCATCACTTTATGCTCTTCTCCGACGAGAGAATTACCTTAGAGTCCGATGAAATCACTCAATCGGATATCTACGACGAAGAATCGCTGCATATGCGCCAATTGCTGAAAACCAAACTCGTTGACCTCGACCTCTCAGTGCGCGCCCTCAACTGTTTGAAGGCTGCCGAAGTCGAAACCCTCGGCGACTTGGTTTCTTTCAACAAGCCCGACCTTATGAAGTTCAGAAACTTCGGTAAGAAATCGCTGATTGAGCTCGACGAATTAGTAGCCGAAAAAGGCTTATTCTTCGGTATGGATTTATCAAAGTATAAATTAGATAAGGATTAA
- a CDS encoding DUF6261 family protein: protein MARKLLNLNARVSEVDDTSDRLIALYKDETALQDDAFLVSLFGEIKQLSDKVTEAIKHDVGVPMLKKAARARDRAVTVLGKVIEGYAVMPIEKVKASGEQLAKVYKAHRKDMLSGNYSVKSSHTESLLKEYAKDEYKAAIEQLTGVKECIDELQKAQTDFQEKRLAYEKYAALQLKDSSATDMKKPLVELINTKLYTYISAMRIANPEKYKHFADAVEKIIADTNTAIKQRSSRRKTKGRSSKDSQ, encoded by the coding sequence ATGGCAAGAAAATTACTAAATTTAAACGCAAGAGTATCAGAAGTTGATGATACTTCCGATCGATTAATTGCCTTATATAAAGACGAGACGGCACTCCAAGACGACGCATTCTTAGTAAGTCTTTTTGGAGAGATAAAACAGTTATCGGATAAGGTAACCGAAGCTATTAAACACGATGTAGGGGTTCCGATGCTTAAAAAAGCAGCCCGAGCCCGCGATCGCGCAGTTACGGTTTTAGGAAAAGTAATCGAAGGCTATGCAGTGATGCCTATTGAAAAGGTAAAAGCATCGGGCGAGCAATTGGCAAAGGTGTATAAAGCACATCGCAAGGATATGCTCTCGGGCAACTATTCTGTGAAATCATCTCATACGGAGTCCTTACTCAAAGAATACGCAAAGGACGAGTACAAGGCTGCCATTGAGCAGCTTACAGGGGTGAAGGAATGTATTGATGAGTTACAAAAGGCACAAACCGACTTTCAGGAAAAGCGTTTGGCATACGAAAAATACGCTGCCTTACAGCTTAAAGATAGTTCGGCAACCGATATGAAGAAGCCGCTTGTGGAGCTTATCAATACGAAGCTCTACACCTATATTTCGGCGATGCGTATAGCCAATCCAGAGAAGTACAAGCACTTTGCCGATGCCGTTGAGAAGATTATTGCCGATACGAATACGGCTATCAAGCAGCGTTCATCACGCCGAAAAACAAAAGGCAGATCTTCTAAGGATTCGCAATAA
- a CDS encoding peptidylprolyl isomerase, with protein MQEGIYAKIKTAKGNILLRLAYDKAPATVANFVALAEGKQKNSQKPLGVPYYDGLTFHRVIADFMIQGGCPLGTGTGEPGYRFDDEFHPELKHNKAGVISMANAGPGTNGSQFFITHRPTPHLDGKHAVFGEVVEGQEVVDSITQGDKIEQIEILRVGEAAEKWDAVKVFADFVAAKALREEEARRKAEEALQKEVVGFERTKSGLYYKITEHGAGVQPQRGDQVAVHYTGMLLDKTVFDSSRHRGQPLSFTVGVGQVIEGWDEGILLLHEGDKARLVIPSDLAYGSRGAGGVIPPNAPLIFDVELVKVG; from the coding sequence ATGCAAGAGGGAATTTATGCCAAAATCAAGACGGCTAAAGGCAATATATTGTTGCGTTTAGCCTATGATAAAGCCCCCGCTACGGTTGCCAACTTCGTGGCACTGGCTGAGGGCAAACAAAAAAACAGCCAGAAGCCGCTGGGTGTGCCTTATTACGACGGACTTACCTTCCACCGCGTTATTGCCGACTTTATGATTCAAGGAGGCTGCCCGCTCGGCACGGGTACGGGTGAACCTGGCTATCGATTCGACGATGAGTTCCACCCCGAGCTTAAGCATAATAAAGCAGGCGTGATCTCAATGGCGAATGCAGGTCCCGGCACCAACGGATCGCAGTTTTTCATCACTCACCGCCCAACGCCGCATTTAGATGGCAAGCACGCGGTCTTTGGCGAGGTAGTCGAAGGTCAGGAAGTGGTGGATAGCATCACTCAGGGTGATAAAATCGAGCAGATTGAGATCCTCAGGGTAGGGGAGGCAGCCGAGAAGTGGGATGCGGTGAAAGTCTTTGCTGATTTCGTCGCTGCCAAAGCGTTGCGCGAGGAAGAAGCGCGCCGTAAGGCTGAAGAGGCACTTCAAAAAGAGGTTGTGGGCTTTGAGCGCACCAAAAGTGGCTTGTATTATAAGATTACGGAGCACGGTGCGGGCGTTCAACCGCAACGCGGCGACCAAGTGGCGGTGCATTACACGGGTATGTTGCTTGATAAGACGGTTTTCGATAGTTCGCGCCACCGTGGGCAACCGCTGAGCTTCACCGTAGGGGTCGGACAGGTGATTGAGGGCTGGGATGAAGGCATCCTGCTGCTGCACGAGGGCGATAAAGCGCGCCTTGTAATCCCTTCGGACTTGGCGTATGGCAGTCGCGGTGCTGGCGGAGTGATTCCACCCAATGCCCCCCTGATTTTCGACGTTGAATTGGTAAAAGTGGGGTAG
- the rplQ gene encoding 50S ribosomal protein L17, with translation MRHGKKINHLGRKTAHRNAMLANMACSLIEHKRINTTLAKAKALKVFVEPLVTKSKEDTTHNRRIVFARLRNKYAVTELFKEVSVKIGDRPGGYTRIIKLGNRLGDNAEMAMIEFVDYNTTYNVAKEAKKKTTRRGRKKATAETPAAEAPKEEAAAE, from the coding sequence ATGAGACACGGAAAAAAAATTAATCATTTAGGTAGAAAAACAGCTCACCGCAACGCGATGCTCGCCAATATGGCTTGTTCGCTCATCGAGCACAAGAGAATAAACACTACTTTGGCAAAAGCAAAGGCTTTAAAAGTATTTGTCGAGCCATTGGTAACCAAATCAAAAGAAGATACTACGCACAACCGCCGTATCGTCTTCGCGCGATTGCGCAATAAATACGCCGTTACTGAGCTTTTTAAAGAAGTATCCGTAAAGATTGGCGACCGCCCAGGGGGCTACACCCGTATCATCAAATTGGGCAACCGCCTCGGCGACAACGCTGAAATGGCAATGATTGAGTTTGTGGACTATAACACCACTTACAACGTTGCCAAAGAAGCGAAAAAGAAAACCACACGCCGTGGACGCAAAAAAGCCACTGCGGAAACCCCTGCTGCCGAAGCTCCCAAAGAAGAAGCCGCAGCAGAATAA
- the secY gene encoding preprotein translocase subunit SecY — protein sequence MKKFIENLTNIWKIDELRNRIILTLGILLVYRFGAHIVLPGIDSEQLHQLAKNTSGGGLLDILNAFTGGAFANVSVFALGIMPYISASIVVQLMGIAIPYLQKLQKEGESGRRRINQITRWLTIVICIVQAPAYLYGISRLGVPESAFILGKGLDFIIPAVVILVTGTIFAMWLGEKITDKGIGNGISLLIMVGIIARLPQAFTSEVASRLTASNGGLMLILIEIIIWFVIILLCIYLIKAVRQIPVQYARRTAEGGAAAQKNIFGARQYIPLKLNASGVMPIIFAQALMFIPAALAGLSQSEFAKSVQTHFSDVFGIWYNLLFAAMIIIFTYFYTAITVPTNKMANDLKRSGGFIPGIRPGKETGDYLDKIMSLITFPGSIFLALIATFPAMLNIIGMQHNWALFYGGTSLLILVGVAIDTMQQVNSYLLNRHYDGLMKTGKNRKAS from the coding sequence ATGAAGAAGTTTATCGAGAACCTAACCAATATTTGGAAAATAGACGAGCTACGAAATAGGATTATCCTCACGCTTGGTATTCTTTTGGTTTATCGTTTTGGGGCACATATCGTGCTGCCAGGGATTGACTCAGAGCAATTACACCAATTAGCGAAGAATACCTCTGGTGGGGGGCTGTTGGATATCTTAAATGCCTTTACGGGAGGAGCTTTTGCTAACGTATCTGTATTTGCATTGGGGATTATGCCTTATATCTCAGCCTCTATCGTAGTGCAATTGATGGGGATAGCTATTCCGTATCTTCAAAAACTTCAAAAAGAAGGTGAGAGCGGACGTAGAAGGATAAACCAAATCACTCGATGGCTTACTATTGTAATTTGTATCGTTCAAGCACCTGCATATTTGTACGGAATTAGCCGTCTGGGCGTTCCTGAAAGTGCTTTTATCTTAGGTAAGGGACTTGATTTCATCATTCCAGCGGTGGTAATCTTAGTAACAGGCACTATCTTTGCGATGTGGCTCGGTGAGAAGATCACTGATAAGGGAATAGGTAATGGTATTTCACTGCTCATTATGGTGGGTATCATTGCGCGCTTGCCACAAGCCTTCACTTCTGAAGTGGCATCGCGACTGACAGCCTCTAACGGTGGATTGATGCTTATCTTGATTGAAATCATTATATGGTTTGTGATTATCCTGCTTTGTATTTACCTTATCAAGGCAGTACGTCAGATACCAGTACAATATGCACGTAGAACAGCTGAGGGTGGAGCAGCCGCTCAGAAGAATATATTCGGTGCACGCCAATATATTCCTTTGAAATTAAATGCTTCAGGGGTAATGCCAATTATCTTTGCGCAAGCCTTGATGTTTATCCCAGCAGCGTTGGCAGGCTTATCACAATCAGAATTTGCCAAGAGCGTTCAAACGCATTTTAGCGACGTCTTTGGGATATGGTACAACTTATTATTTGCAGCGATGATCATCATCTTCACGTATTTCTACACTGCAATTACAGTACCTACCAACAAGATGGCTAACGACTTGAAGCGCAGCGGTGGATTTATCCCAGGAATACGCCCAGGGAAAGAAACAGGCGATTATTTAGATAAAATAATGTCGCTGATCACATTCCCAGGTTCTATTTTCTTGGCACTGATCGCCACTTTCCCAGCGATGCTAAATATTATCGGCATGCAGCACAATTGGGCACTGTTCTACGGAGGTACTTCCCTGTTAATCTTAGTAGGGGTAGCGATTGACACTATGCAACAAGTAAACTCCTATCTCCTCAACCGCCATTACGATGGCTTGATGAAGACAGGTAAGAATAGAAAAGCATCTTAA